Below is a genomic region from Leptospira ryugenii.
TCAATTTTTATCTTGTACGAGAACTTTATTTCTTCCAGACTCTTTGGCAACATAGAGCAATCGATCAGCTTCTCTCATATACTGGAATACTGAATCGTTGGTTTGGATTTGGCCACCGCTGATTCCGCCGCTAAAGGTAATAAAAAATTCTCGATTATCCTCTGTTACCTGCTTATGGCTTGCGACTAAATTTCTTATTTTTTCCATTACGAGAAGAGCGTTTTGAAGGTTGGTTTCTGGTAGTAAGATTAAATATTCTTCCCCACCATACCGAGCGACTACATCTGTTTGCCGAAGGTGGTTCTTAAGAATTGTGGCAATACATCTCAATACAGAATCACCCATATCATGTCCGTACGTATCGTTCACATGTTTGAAATGATCGATGTCTAATAAACAAATAGAAAATGGATGCCCATGCCTTTTGCAGCGGAAAAATTCTTGGGTGACGCGGTCATCCATATAACGTCTATTATAAAGATTTGTCAAAGGATCACGGATCGATGTCTCTAATAACAATTCTTGAAGGCCTTTGATGCGAAGTGCACCATAGATCCTGGCAAGGAGTTCAATCTCATCGGCGGGTTTACGCATAAAATCTGTTGCCCCAGCTTCGAATGCTTCCTTCACTTTGCTTGATTCTTGGTGGCTTGTGATCATGATAATGGGAAGCCATCCAGAAGGAGAAGAATCCATGAGTTCTTTTATGAGATCGATCCCTTCTCCATCGGGAAGAGACCAATCCATCAAAACCACATCGATTTCCTTTTCTCCTATTTGGTCTCGTGCTTCTTTGACATTCAAAGCTATGGTGGTTTCGTAACGATGTTTACGCAGCCAACGCTCCAATAGTCTGGCCTCGATTTCCGAGTCTTCTATGATTAATATATGAGCTAGGGCCATGGCCTTCACTGGTTTAGAAGATCACTTTTCCTTTTTTTTTCTAGAAAAAATTGATTCGGCTTCCTTTTCGTCTATAGGAACTTTTACTACAGTTCCACCTTCCTTCCTCACCTGGTTCAAGTCTACGACTGCACCAACCAACAGACCTTTTGCTTTGGAGCTTGTATCTTTGACTCCATAGAGCACCCACTTCCCGCCTTCCAAAGATAGGACTAAATAAGAACAGTCTGCAACCGCAAGCAAGGAGTGGGCTGATAGCTGGGCCATCACCTCATAACTTAAAACGACACCAGATCCTAAGGTAACTCCTATGGGAACACCTGCTGATTTTCCTAGGTAGTAGATGCCAAAGCCAGTACCAGTCCCAAAACTTGCAACGGTTCCCGTGGTGCCTGTTACGACGGCAGCGGTTTTCCCTCCGACATAGGTGGTAGAGCTGAGGCCAAGGGATGTTGTGGCGATGCTTGCCCCAGTGGCAGTGCCGGTAATGGA
It encodes:
- a CDS encoding diguanylate cyclase, producing MALAHILIIEDSEIEARLLERWLRKHRYETTIALNVKEARDQIGEKEIDVVLMDWSLPDGEGIDLIKELMDSSPSGWLPIIMITSHQESSKVKEAFEAGATDFMRKPADEIELLARIYGALRIKGLQELLLETSIRDPLTNLYNRRYMDDRVTQEFFRCKRHGHPFSICLLDIDHFKHVNDTYGHDMGDSVLRCIATILKNHLRQTDVVARYGGEEYLILLPETNLQNALLVMEKIRNLVASHKQVTEDNREFFITFSGGISGGQIQTNDSVFQYMREADRLLYVAKESGRNKVLVQDKN